Proteins encoded in a region of the Drosophila busckii strain San Diego stock center, stock number 13000-0081.31 chromosome 2L, ASM1175060v1, whole genome shotgun sequence genome:
- the LOC108600095 gene encoding uncharacterized protein LOC108600095 has protein sequence MPTLNQTENDCDRAVFLQLEDDNVPITTNIGWNVEPGPSINSTRFLAEVQVSHKQITDRFVELLTLFEEYSKMMEVEQAQMKPLPKLMRTQSETFTTAHMQAESDSSDMVKTTLSLNRMQISEATLLVAPIPKITCDMSCQTSWSAIYKKEAIPKDAFLPKPKKDDKAEQKPELPEQRTLHIEVESVSSSSALQRAPLHQRLWKVCTDLLNTIKAGVYMMGENFTYVLFVGLCLWCLYLIISHYYTFLENNMAPKKISRGVAMLPLQDR, from the exons ATGCCCACACTCAACCAGACTGAGAATGATTGCGACAGAGCAGTGTTCCTACAACTGGAAGATGACAACGTGCCCATCACCACGAACATTGGCTGGAATGTGGAGCCAGGTCCTTCGATAAATAGCACAAGGTTCTTGGCTGAGGTGCAAGTGAGTCACAAACAGATTACGGATCGTTTTGTTGAGCTGCTCACGCTGTTCGAGGAGTACTCCAAGATGATGGAGGTCGAGCAGGCGCAAATGAAGCCGCTGCCGAAACTAATGCGAACTCAATCGGAAACGTTTACAACGGCTCACATGCAAGCCGAGT CCGATAGCAGCGACATGGTGAAAACAACGCTCAGTTTAAATCGCATGCAAATTTCGGAAGCCACTCTCTTGGTTGCACCAATACCAAAAATCACCTGCGATATGAGCTGCCAAACATCCTGGAGCGCAATATACAAAAAGGAAGCAATACCAAAGGATGCTTTTTTGCCCAAACCGAAGAAGGACGACAAAGCTGAGCAAAAGCCTGAGCTACCCGAACAACGTACACTGCATATTGAAGTAGAATCAGTTAGTTCATCATCGGCACTGCAGAGGGCGCCACTGCATCAGCGTTTGTGGAAAGTTTGCACCGATTTATTGAACACCATTAAAGCCGGCGTCTATATGATGGGCGAAAATTTTACCTATGTGCTATTTGTGGGGTTATGTCTATGGTgtctatatttaattatttcgcACTACTACACATTTCTGGAGAACAACATGGCACCGAAGAAGATTAGCCGAGGTGTGGCAATGTTACCACTGCAAGATAGATGA
- the LOC108600101 gene encoding uncharacterized protein LOC108600101 isoform X1 yields the protein MAFRDIQTAIIIDTLIRELVHQVIDRQQQRSGPCQKLFDILGIQPYSEEEAYANANDELNDSEPQLKKSPDECCSHWHSWLAQALAADSSDDEFVVYGRKQLENTSVQTEQPRMRRRIPRGVVTPGDHELLNPAPCELTRQTIFIDAVNVPTPSIAQRPPLADRFCYLLTDFASALYCSLAIMCCCTPISCLAFN from the exons ATGGCATTCAGGGATATACAAAcagcaattattattgataCGCTAATCAGAGAATTAGTACACCAAGTCATTGATCGGCAGCAACAACGCTCTGGTCCCTGTCAAAAGCTCTTTGATATACTTGGCATACAGCCCTATAGCGAGGAAGAGGCTTATGCCAATGCTAACGATGAGCTAAATGACAGTGAGCCACAGCTAAAGAAATCACCAGACGAATGTTGCAGTCATTGGCATAGTTGGTTGGCTCAAGCTCTAGCAGCGG ATAGCTCCGACGATGAATTCGTCGTTTATGGTCGCAAACAACTTGAAAACACCAGCGTCCAAACGGAACAGCCGCGTATGCGTCGACGAATTCCGCGCGGAGTTGTTACCCCTGGAGATCATGAGCTCCTAAATCCTGCACCTTGTGAATTGACACGACAAACGATATTCATCGATGCTGTGAATGTGCCAACGCCATCTATAGCCCAACGACCGCCATTGGCAGATCGCTTCTGCTATCTGCTAACCGATTTCGCCTCAGCTCTTTACTGTAGTCTCGCTATCATGTGTTGCTGTACTCCAA TATCGTgtcttgcatttaattaa
- the LOC108600101 gene encoding uncharacterized protein LOC108600101 isoform X2: MAFRDIQTAIIIDTLIRELVHQVIDRQQQRSGPCQKLFDILGIQPYSEEEAYANANDELNDSEPQLKKSPDECCSHWHSWLAQALAADSSDDEFVVYGRKQLENTSVQTEQPRMRRRIPRGVVTPGDHELLNPAPCELTRQTIFIDAVNVPTPSIAQRPPLADRFCYLLTDFASALYCSLAIMCCCTPSMFR, from the exons ATGGCATTCAGGGATATACAAAcagcaattattattgataCGCTAATCAGAGAATTAGTACACCAAGTCATTGATCGGCAGCAACAACGCTCTGGTCCCTGTCAAAAGCTCTTTGATATACTTGGCATACAGCCCTATAGCGAGGAAGAGGCTTATGCCAATGCTAACGATGAGCTAAATGACAGTGAGCCACAGCTAAAGAAATCACCAGACGAATGTTGCAGTCATTGGCATAGTTGGTTGGCTCAAGCTCTAGCAGCGG ATAGCTCCGACGATGAATTCGTCGTTTATGGTCGCAAACAACTTGAAAACACCAGCGTCCAAACGGAACAGCCGCGTATGCGTCGACGAATTCCGCGCGGAGTTGTTACCCCTGGAGATCATGAGCTCCTAAATCCTGCACCTTGTGAATTGACACGACAAACGATATTCATCGATGCTGTGAATGTGCCAACGCCATCTATAGCCCAACGACCGCCATTGGCAGATCGCTTCTGCTATCTGCTAACCGATTTCGCCTCAGCTCTTTACTGTAGTCTCGCTATCATGTGTTGCTGTACTCCAAGTATGTTCCGCTAA
- the LOC108602994 gene encoding uncharacterized protein LOC108602994 — MPDDDADKQQKALVVQLADAPVGETAVDEVLSNLELPSSSTEPLLEIRELLSELLESILPASQTDSGTELEASPPPRRAAVDQRLQRILCLLDRYTRNLENIEEQVLLNANQTEQALQLLDQQPQHELATQTLPLRTKRSAPPQQLQQQQVTLELPPCERTHHIITISANSSSPLATPPAPPRNFAGRVAQTFYDFAAACCLCLQVNKDCVFCLGFFLAFVVSASFLTAFFYRSIKLSSSVLRKPMPLTLQTPPQPASTTTPQSYFILRLHGGYYYVYSSQRPPNS, encoded by the coding sequence ATGCCTGATGACGATGCtgataaacaacaaaaggcgcTTGTAGTGCAGCTGGCGGATGCGCCAGTGGGCGAGACCGCAGTGGATGAAGTGCTAAGCAATTTGGAGTTGCCTAGCAGCTCAACGGAGCCGCTGCTGGAGATTCGAGAGCTGTTGAGTGAGCTGCTGGAGAGCATATTGCCGGCAAGTCAAACGGATAGTGGGACTGAGCTGGAGGCGTCGCCGCCGCCCAGACGCGCTGCAGTTGATCAACGCTTGCAACGCATCTTATGTCTGCTCGATCGTTATACGCGCAATCTGGAGAACATAGAGGAGCAAGTGCTGCTGAATGCAAATCAAACGGAGCAAGCACTGCAGCTGCTCGACCAACAGCCGCAACATgagcttgccacacagactTTGCCGCTGCGCACAAAACGCAGCGCACCTccgcagcagttgcaacaacaacaagtcacACTGGAGCTGCCGCCCTGTGAGCGCACGCATCACATCATAACCATAAGCGCCAACAGTTCGTCACcgcttgccacgcccccagCGCCGCCTCGCAACTTTGCCGGGCGTGTGGCACAAACGTTCTACGACTTTGCTGCCGCCTGCTGTTTGTGCCTGCAGGTGAACAAGGACTGTGTCTTCTGTCTGGGCTTCTTCTTGGCCTTTGTCGTTAGCGCCAGTTTTCTCACCGCCTTCTTCTATCGCTCCATCAAGCTCTCCAGCTCCGTTCTGCGCAAACCCATGCCCTTGACGCTCCAGACGCCACCACAaccagcatcaacaacaacaccacaaTCCTATTTTATCCTGCGCTTGCACGGCGGCTATTATTATGTCTATAGCAGTCAACGTCCGCCAAATTCATAG